One Tunturibacter gelidoferens genomic region harbors:
- a CDS encoding response regulator transcription factor: MSAGAPTVFVIDDDAAVRASIKGLLKSVNLRSEAFGTAEEFVHSKRPDGPGCLVLDVRLPGVNGLDFQRELADAGIRIPIIFITGHGDIPMTVKAMKSGAVEFLTKPFPDQDLLNAIHQALERDRVVRQQESDLAELRKRYRSLTRREREVMSLVVSGMLNKQVASQLGTSEITVKIHRGNVMRKMQAESLAELVRMATKLLAS, encoded by the coding sequence ATGTCCGCAGGCGCTCCCACGGTGTTCGTCATCGATGACGATGCAGCTGTCCGAGCATCGATCAAAGGCCTGCTAAAGTCGGTGAACTTGCGGTCCGAAGCCTTCGGGACGGCGGAAGAGTTCGTGCATAGCAAGCGACCGGACGGCCCGGGTTGCCTTGTTCTCGACGTGAGACTTCCTGGAGTCAACGGTCTGGACTTTCAGCGAGAATTAGCTGACGCGGGCATCCGGATTCCCATCATCTTCATCACCGGTCATGGAGACATTCCGATGACGGTGAAGGCCATGAAGTCCGGCGCGGTGGAGTTCCTGACCAAGCCCTTCCCGGACCAGGACTTGCTGAATGCAATTCATCAGGCACTGGAGCGCGACCGGGTGGTGCGCCAACAGGAGAGTGATCTTGCCGAGTTGCGCAAGCGCTACAGGTCGCTGACGCGGCGCGAGCGCGAGGTCATGAGCCTGGTAGTTTCGGGCATGCTCAACAAACAAGTAGCTTCCCAGCTCGGAACCAGCGAAATCACCGTGAAGATCCATCGCGGGAACGTGATGCGGAAGATGCAGGCTGAATCACTGGCAGAATTGGTCAGAATGGCGACGAAGCTTTTAGCTTCTTAG
- a CDS encoding efflux RND transporter periplasmic adaptor subunit, which yields MARQAVSVVPPKRTAPAQEIVLPGNVQPFIASPIYSRTNGYLKKWYVDIGARVTQGQLLAVIETPEVDQQLQQSISNLNTAKANLALAETTRNRYQGLLQDNAVSQQDVDNAVGTYNADRATVEANQANVRQLQALQSFEKIYAPFTGVITARNIDIGDLINSGSSGGVKTDLFHISQPGTLRVYVNVPEEYSQGVKTGMTADLSLAEFPGRKFQGKLVRTADAINMTTRTLLIEIDVDNPAGTLLTGSYAEVHLAVPAQASTFLLPVNTLIFRSEGLRVGIVKDGKVVLSAVTPGHDFGNEIEIVAGLKADDQVVINPPDSIVSGQAVEIVQATLPGDIK from the coding sequence GTGGCTCGACAGGCGGTGTCGGTCGTACCGCCGAAACGAACCGCGCCCGCTCAGGAGATTGTCCTTCCCGGAAATGTGCAACCATTCATCGCTTCACCGATTTATTCCCGCACAAACGGATATTTGAAGAAGTGGTATGTGGACATAGGGGCACGAGTGACTCAGGGGCAACTGCTTGCTGTGATCGAAACTCCTGAAGTCGACCAACAACTGCAGCAATCGATCAGCAACCTCAATACCGCAAAGGCGAACCTCGCACTTGCCGAGACCACCAGGAACCGCTACCAAGGACTACTGCAGGACAATGCGGTTTCGCAGCAAGATGTGGATAACGCGGTGGGCACCTACAACGCGGACAGGGCGACGGTTGAAGCTAATCAGGCAAACGTCAGACAACTCCAAGCTCTGCAGTCTTTCGAGAAGATCTACGCTCCATTCACCGGAGTGATCACGGCACGAAACATTGATATTGGGGACCTCATCAATTCGGGCAGCAGCGGCGGTGTGAAAACGGACCTCTTTCACATCTCCCAACCGGGAACGCTGCGTGTTTATGTAAACGTCCCTGAGGAATACTCGCAGGGCGTGAAAACCGGCATGACGGCAGACCTGAGCCTGGCTGAGTTTCCCGGACGGAAGTTTCAGGGAAAGCTGGTGCGCACAGCGGACGCCATCAATATGACAACCCGTACCCTGCTGATTGAGATTGATGTGGACAATCCTGCGGGCACGTTGCTCACGGGCTCGTACGCTGAGGTCCACTTGGCGGTCCCGGCGCAGGCCTCCACCTTCCTGCTTCCAGTCAATACTCTGATATTCCGATCGGAAGGTTTACGTGTTGGTATCGTGAAAGACGGGAAAGTCGTGCTCTCTGCTGTAACTCCTGGCCACGATTTCGGTAATGAGATAGAGATTGTCGCCGGCCTCAAAGCAGACGATCAGGTGGTTATCAACCCTCCAGACTCCATCGTCTCGGGTCAGGCAGTTGAAATCGTTCAGGCAACATTGCCGGGAGATATCAAGTGA
- a CDS encoding sigma-70 family RNA polymerase sigma factor → MGNAADAEDAVQDALLSACRHLDQFKGQSKMSTWLTTIVINSALTQLRRRSRQIHISLDEQFGEEPGYCVSERLADRRPSPEDECIKSELYGHLMRFIDEIPPASGYAFRLRDLDGLTTSEAAQILGVADVTVKAHVSRARARLRRLIGHALDAQPRSTPTRTASPVGTRK, encoded by the coding sequence CTGGGCAACGCAGCCGACGCGGAAGATGCGGTTCAGGATGCACTCCTGTCCGCTTGTCGCCATTTGGACCAATTCAAGGGGCAGTCGAAAATGTCGACCTGGTTGACCACGATTGTCATCAATTCCGCCCTGACGCAATTGCGAAGACGGTCACGTCAGATCCACATATCGCTGGATGAGCAATTTGGGGAAGAGCCAGGATATTGCGTATCAGAACGGTTGGCGGACCGCAGACCAAGTCCTGAAGATGAGTGTATAAAGTCGGAACTGTATGGGCATCTCATGCGTTTCATAGATGAGATTCCGCCCGCGTCGGGGTATGCTTTCCGACTGCGTGACTTGGATGGGCTGACTACAAGCGAAGCAGCACAGATTCTGGGAGTGGCAGATGTAACAGTGAAGGCCCATGTATCACGGGCGCGCGCGAGGCTCAGGCGGCTGATAGGCCACGCTCTCGATGCACAGCCTCGTTCAACCCCGACCCGCACTGCTTCGCCAGTTGGGACAAGGAAGTAA
- a CDS encoding MHYT domain-containing protein, translating into MAAVNLIGSYNYALVALSVLIAMFASYAALDLAGRVTAAGGWTRAVWLLGGAGAMGTGIWSMHYIGMLAFILPIPVAYHWTTVLLSLFAAILASVIALYVVSRQKMGASRAVAGSVLMGAGIASMHYIGMAAMRLPAICQFNSFLVVLSVVFAVSISLAALRITFHLRDEKAGIGREKLAGAVVMGAAIPVMHYTGMAAASFTPSGMPADLTHAVSISALGTAGIAVVTFIVLGLALLTSWVDRRFAAQTLELQEEKLQRSEAYLAEAQRLTHTGSWAWRVAGRDALHLSEEWYRIYGFDPEDGPPAFEERLQRTHPEDRAKWLGAIDRAIAEKSNYEVEFRILLPDGSVKHIQTVGHPVLNASGDLAQFVGSSTDISQRKLAEEALRQARADLAHVSRATTMGELTASLAHEVNQPIAAAVTNANTCLRWLTRDQPDLEEAREAAARIVKNGTRAAEIIKRIRMVFTKDTPEWELVDLNDVIREMIVLLRSEATRHSISIRTELTADLPAVMGDRVQLQQVMMNLIMNSIDAMNDVAGPRELAIKSQRAENEQLMVSVCDTGVGLPAQQVDQIFNAFFTTKPRGTGMGLRISRSIVEEHGGRLWAADNSPRGASFFFALPTSVEGHE; encoded by the coding sequence ATGGCCGCAGTGAATTTGATTGGCTCGTACAACTACGCGCTCGTGGCGCTTTCGGTGTTGATCGCCATGTTTGCGTCGTACGCTGCTCTGGATCTCGCAGGTCGCGTAACGGCTGCGGGCGGTTGGACTCGCGCGGTTTGGCTGCTGGGCGGGGCCGGTGCGATGGGAACTGGCATTTGGTCCATGCACTACATTGGGATGCTGGCGTTCATCCTACCGATTCCCGTGGCCTACCATTGGACGACCGTTCTGCTGTCACTGTTTGCGGCCATTCTCGCGTCGGTCATTGCACTGTACGTGGTAAGCCGACAGAAAATGGGTGCATCCCGAGCGGTCGCCGGAAGTGTCCTGATGGGTGCGGGTATTGCGAGTATGCATTACATCGGCATGGCCGCCATGCGTTTACCGGCTATATGCCAGTTTAATTCCTTTCTCGTCGTCCTGTCCGTCGTATTCGCGGTTTCGATTTCTCTCGCCGCGTTAAGGATTACCTTTCATCTCCGAGATGAGAAAGCGGGGATCGGCCGGGAAAAGTTAGCCGGAGCAGTTGTGATGGGAGCTGCGATTCCCGTCATGCATTACACCGGCATGGCTGCTGCCAGTTTCACGCCCTCGGGCATGCCGGCGGACCTGACTCACGCCGTAAGCATCTCCGCACTCGGCACCGCCGGAATTGCCGTCGTCACCTTTATCGTCCTCGGGCTGGCTTTACTGACGTCCTGGGTGGATAGGCGATTCGCTGCCCAGACCTTGGAACTGCAGGAAGAGAAGTTGCAGCGAAGCGAAGCGTACTTGGCGGAAGCGCAAAGGCTCACGCACACAGGGAGTTGGGCCTGGCGGGTAGCGGGGAGAGACGCCTTGCACCTATCCGAGGAATGGTATCGCATTTATGGCTTCGATCCAGAAGATGGTCCCCCGGCTTTTGAAGAACGTCTGCAGCGAACTCATCCGGAGGATCGAGCCAAGTGGCTAGGGGCGATCGATCGAGCAATCGCTGAAAAGTCGAATTACGAAGTGGAATTCCGAATCCTTCTTCCAGACGGCTCTGTCAAACACATCCAGACCGTCGGCCATCCTGTTTTGAACGCATCCGGGGATTTGGCGCAATTCGTGGGCAGTTCGACCGACATTAGCCAGCGCAAGCTCGCCGAAGAAGCGCTTCGCCAGGCGCGAGCGGACCTCGCACACGTCAGCCGGGCGACCACAATGGGAGAGCTGACTGCCTCCCTGGCGCACGAAGTAAATCAACCGATTGCCGCTGCCGTCACGAACGCCAACACGTGTCTGCGCTGGCTGACGCGCGACCAGCCCGATCTGGAAGAGGCCCGCGAAGCTGCAGCAAGAATCGTCAAGAATGGGACACGCGCGGCGGAGATCATCAAGCGGATCCGCATGGTCTTCACCAAGGACACTCCAGAATGGGAGTTGGTTGACTTGAATGACGTCATACGAGAGATGATTGTCCTCCTGCGCAGTGAGGCAACGCGACACTCCATATCAATCCGGACGGAACTCACCGCGGATCTTCCCGCTGTCATGGGTGATCGCGTGCAGTTGCAGCAGGTCATGATGAACCTCATCATGAACAGCATCGATGCAATGAACGATGTGGCTGGGCCACGCGAGCTCGCCATCAAGTCGCAGCGAGCTGAAAACGAACAGCTTATGGTGTCCGTCTGCGATACCGGCGTAGGGCTGCCCGCCCAGCAGGTGGACCAGATATTCAATGCATTCTTTACTACGAAGCCTCGCGGCACCGGGATGGGACTTCGCATCAGCCGCTCCATCGTTGAGGAGCATGGCGGCCGTCTATGGGCTGCCGATAACTCTCCGCGGGGCGCGAGCTTTTTCTTTGCCTTGCCCACCTCAGTCGAGGGACACGAATGA
- a CDS encoding efflux transporter outer membrane subunit: MVQAPPAYKEVGNWKPAQPNDQNLGGTWWTIFQDPLLDSLELQVNVSNQNLKAADAQFQQARAVLRYNRAAYYPTVTAGPSATRTRVSNNRPTLSPTFDGVTYNDFVLPFDFSYQADVWGQVRRTVESYREQAQASAADLATVNLSMHADVAMDYFQARSLDAEEQLLKSTVTQYEQALKLTESRFKGGTASEVEVQQAKTQLRTVQASAIDVGVLRAQYEHAVAILIGTPPAEFSLPPLPLTAPPPPIPAGLPSELLERRPDIAAAERRVAAANAQIGVAKSAYYPVINLGASGGFESATITTLLTGPSGLWSVGGSAVMTVFDVGRRRALTDQARAAYDNQVAVYRQNVLTGFQQVEDNLAAVRILEDEAKVQAEAVVAAQRSLELSIKRYKGGVTSYLEVITAQNAALTDEVTAVNILGRRMANTVLLIQALGGGWDRSSLPDRPECCGKLVSNNSN, encoded by the coding sequence GTGGTGCAGGCTCCTCCCGCTTATAAAGAGGTAGGGAACTGGAAGCCCGCCCAGCCCAATGACCAGAATCTTGGCGGTACGTGGTGGACGATATTTCAAGATCCGCTGCTTGATTCGCTTGAACTTCAGGTCAACGTATCGAATCAGAACCTGAAGGCAGCAGACGCGCAGTTTCAGCAGGCGCGAGCTGTTTTACGTTACAACCGGGCTGCCTATTATCCGACAGTGACGGCCGGACCGTCTGCGACGCGCACGCGGGTGTCCAACAACCGCCCGACCCTGAGTCCGACCTTTGATGGCGTCACTTACAACGACTTTGTGCTGCCGTTCGACTTTTCTTACCAAGCCGATGTGTGGGGACAAGTTCGACGCACCGTGGAGTCTTATCGAGAACAGGCGCAAGCGAGTGCAGCCGACCTGGCTACGGTCAATCTGAGCATGCATGCGGATGTGGCGATGGATTATTTTCAAGCCCGCAGTCTCGATGCCGAGGAACAGCTCCTGAAGTCTACGGTTACGCAGTACGAGCAGGCACTGAAGTTGACTGAAAGCCGTTTTAAGGGAGGGACCGCCTCGGAAGTGGAAGTTCAGCAGGCGAAGACCCAGCTGCGAACTGTCCAGGCATCAGCGATCGACGTAGGAGTGCTGCGAGCGCAATACGAACACGCGGTTGCAATTCTTATTGGGACCCCCCCCGCAGAGTTCAGCCTTCCCCCACTACCTCTCACCGCACCACCTCCACCCATTCCTGCCGGCCTGCCCTCGGAACTGCTGGAAAGGCGCCCTGACATCGCAGCCGCAGAGAGGAGGGTGGCGGCTGCCAATGCCCAGATCGGAGTTGCGAAGTCGGCCTATTACCCGGTGATCAATCTGGGCGCCTCGGGAGGATTCGAAAGCGCGACCATCACGACCTTGCTCACTGGACCGAGCGGCCTATGGTCCGTTGGCGGCTCTGCAGTGATGACCGTCTTCGACGTGGGAAGACGCCGTGCCCTCACCGACCAAGCCCGTGCCGCCTATGATAATCAAGTCGCCGTCTACCGACAAAACGTGCTGACCGGATTTCAACAGGTGGAAGACAATCTGGCGGCTGTCAGAATTCTGGAAGACGAAGCCAAGGTCCAAGCTGAAGCAGTCGTGGCGGCCCAGCGGTCCTTAGAGCTTTCCATCAAACGCTACAAGGGAGGGGTCACGAGTTATCTTGAAGTGATCACAGCTCAAAATGCGGCTCTCACCGATGAGGTCACGGCGGTCAATATTCTGGGACGGCGGATGGCGAATACCGTCTTGCTGATCCAGGCTCTCGGTGGCGGATGGGATCGTTCAAGTTTGCCTGATCGACCGGAATGCTGCGGCAAGCTTGTGAGCAACAATTCCAATTGA
- a CDS encoding sigma-54 interaction domain-containing protein: MGTFEIIENSGQVSYARRFEQLIGNSPALEAVLEHVERVAPTDSTVLIQGETGTGKELIARAIHNISSRCGRSFVKLNCAAIPLDLLESELFGHERGAFTGAVAQRIGRFELADKGTIFLDEVGDIPLTLQPKLLRVLQEQEFERLGSTRTRQVDVRLVAATNRDLTAMMKRGEFRSDLYYRLNVFPILLPPLRARCEDIPVLVTHFAEIFGRRADRQIEHIPPETMSALSSYQWPGNIRELQNLIERAVILSNNGVLPNPLPTAASQGVIIPPTVTTLRDSERALILHTLEAVGWVIGGPKGAAAKLGLKRTTLICKMQKLGIFRSCLQSSQDVIWPAPQEPALLPS, encoded by the coding sequence GTGGGAACTTTCGAAATTATAGAAAATAGCGGTCAAGTTTCTTATGCGCGTCGATTCGAGCAACTCATAGGCAATAGCCCTGCTCTGGAAGCGGTGCTCGAACACGTCGAACGCGTCGCGCCTACAGATTCCACCGTTCTTATCCAGGGCGAAACAGGCACCGGCAAGGAGCTGATCGCGCGCGCGATTCACAACATCAGCTCGCGGTGTGGACGCTCATTCGTAAAACTGAATTGCGCTGCCATTCCGTTGGATCTGTTGGAAAGCGAGCTTTTTGGCCACGAGAGAGGCGCCTTCACTGGAGCCGTAGCGCAAAGGATTGGTCGTTTCGAACTGGCTGACAAGGGCACTATCTTCCTCGACGAGGTCGGCGATATTCCGTTGACGCTGCAGCCGAAACTGCTGCGAGTACTGCAGGAACAGGAGTTCGAGCGCCTGGGCAGCACTCGGACTCGCCAGGTGGACGTACGGCTGGTGGCGGCAACTAACCGTGATCTGACGGCGATGATGAAGCGGGGCGAATTTCGCAGCGACCTCTACTACCGTCTGAATGTGTTTCCAATCCTGCTGCCACCATTGCGGGCGCGCTGCGAAGACATTCCTGTCCTGGTGACTCATTTTGCCGAGATTTTTGGCCGTCGGGCGGATAGGCAAATCGAACACATTCCTCCGGAAACGATGTCTGCGCTCAGCTCGTATCAGTGGCCGGGGAATATCCGCGAGCTGCAGAACTTGATCGAACGTGCTGTGATCCTCTCAAACAATGGGGTGCTTCCCAATCCTCTGCCGACGGCAGCGTCTCAGGGTGTCATCATCCCTCCCACTGTAACTACTCTAAGGGACTCCGAACGCGCTCTGATTTTGCACACGCTTGAAGCCGTTGGTTGGGTGATCGGCGGCCCGAAAGGCGCAGCTGCCAAACTCGGATTGAAGCGCACCACTCTAATCTGCAAGATGCAGAAGCTGGGGATCTTCCGGTCGTGTCTCCAAAGCAGCCAGGATGTGATTTGGCCCGCACCGCAGGAGCCGGCCTTGCTGCCGTCATAA
- a CDS encoding response regulator transcription factor — protein MRFVGPATNVSAMAVQGKAKLVAIVDDDDSVRGALHGMLKAVGLPALAFGSAEEFLKSGQQHHIACLITDIRMPGISGLELQAKLNADNCRIPTIFITAHGDAQMRMQALRAGAVEFLAKPFDDEALLETVRAALES, from the coding sequence TTGCGCTTTGTTGGTCCCGCTACTAATGTTTCTGCCATGGCTGTTCAAGGAAAGGCCAAGCTGGTTGCGATTGTCGACGATGATGATTCGGTGCGCGGCGCATTGCATGGCATGCTGAAAGCGGTTGGATTGCCTGCGCTCGCGTTTGGGTCAGCGGAAGAATTTCTTAAGTCCGGACAGCAGCACCACATAGCATGTCTGATCACCGATATACGCATGCCGGGAATCTCCGGCCTGGAATTGCAAGCCAAGCTAAACGCTGATAATTGCAGGATTCCGACCATCTTCATCACGGCACACGGCGACGCACAAATGCGGATGCAGGCATTGAGGGCGGGGGCAGTGGAGTTCCTGGCAAAACCGTTTGACGATGAAGCCCTGCTCGAGACTGTCCGAGCGGCTCTAGAGAGTTGA
- a CDS encoding efflux RND transporter permease subunit, with product MWIVRLALRRPYTFVVMAILILIMGMLAIVRTPTDIFPNIDIPVVSIIWNYNGLVPEDMSDRVVSVTERALTTTVDNIEHIESQSLYGIAVVKVFLQPTANIQQGIAQITAISQTQLRQLPAGTTPPLILAYSASSVPVLQLALSGQNLSEQELNDYGLNFIRTQLITVPGASVPYPYGGKQRQVQVDLNTTALQSKGLSALDVVNAISVQNLILPTGTSKIGSREYDVSIPNAAPQTIADLNRIPIKTIGSTTIYIKDVAWVRDGFPPQTNIVRVNGQRSVLLTIQKAGNASTLNVIAGIKALLPQIKTTVPPQLQIAPLGDQSIFVRGAISGVVRETLIAACLTAFMILTFLGSWRSTLIIATSIPLAILTSILVLSAIGETINIMTLGGLALAVGILVDDATVEVENINRNREAEPEKDMDEVVLESAAQIATPAFVATLSICIVFAPMFLLSGVARYLFVPLAEAVVFAMLASYFLSRTIVPTMAKYLLRGEKVEARDAAVRNPLVRLQKRFEEAFERFHGGYRRLLDLCLHHRRVFLIAFFACSLGSLAILIPWLGRDFFPNVDSGTFKLHLRAPTGMRIEETANLCDLVEQSIRRKIPASEFQNVIDNIGLPYSGINLSYSNSAPVGTSDADVMVTLSAKHHPTADYIHQLRLTLPREFPGVSFAFLPADMVGQILNFGLPSPIDVQIVGNNLEGNRLYANAVLAKMRDVTGTADLRIQQPFDEPYLRFRVERTKAEQLGFNAYDIAQNLLVSLSGSFQTSPTFWVDPKNRVSYQIATQTPQYRADTLQEIENIPITGTNSTASPSLMASLVSMRRGAGMAVVSHYNVAPVIDIYGAVEGRDLGGVASDINKIIDATRQQVPRGSQVIVRGQVQTMRASYVGLLSGLAFSIVLVYLLIVVNFQSWLDPFIMISALPAALAGIAWFLFITHTTLSVPALMGAIMCMGVATSNSILVVSFATEKMMEGSDSVSAAMEAGFTRFRPVLMTALAMIIGMIPMALGLGDGGEQNAPLGRAVIGGLLFATVSTLFFVPAFFSVLQGSRLHPAQSKHAQ from the coding sequence ATGTGGATCGTTCGACTTGCATTGCGGCGGCCGTACACCTTTGTGGTGATGGCCATACTTATCCTCATTATGGGGATGCTGGCAATCGTTCGCACCCCGACGGATATTTTCCCGAACATCGACATTCCGGTTGTTAGCATCATCTGGAACTATAACGGTCTCGTTCCTGAAGACATGAGCGACCGCGTCGTCAGCGTCACAGAGCGAGCGCTTACCACCACCGTTGATAACATCGAACACATCGAATCGCAGTCGTTGTATGGAATTGCTGTTGTTAAAGTGTTCCTGCAGCCTACCGCGAACATTCAACAGGGTATTGCACAGATTACGGCGATTTCTCAGACTCAGCTCAGGCAGTTGCCTGCCGGAACGACGCCGCCGCTCATTCTTGCCTATAGTGCATCGAGTGTGCCTGTCCTCCAGTTGGCCCTCTCGGGGCAAAATCTCTCAGAGCAAGAACTAAACGACTATGGCCTGAATTTCATTCGGACGCAACTCATCACAGTGCCCGGCGCGTCTGTTCCCTATCCCTACGGCGGAAAACAACGCCAGGTGCAGGTGGATCTGAATACGACAGCGTTGCAGTCGAAGGGGCTGTCCGCGCTGGATGTAGTCAATGCGATCAGCGTACAGAATCTGATCCTGCCGACAGGAACGTCCAAAATTGGTTCCAGGGAATACGATGTTTCCATTCCCAACGCCGCACCGCAGACGATAGCGGACCTGAATCGAATCCCGATCAAGACGATCGGGAGCACTACGATCTACATCAAAGATGTGGCATGGGTGCGCGATGGCTTTCCCCCACAGACCAATATCGTTCGCGTGAACGGACAGCGCTCGGTATTACTGACGATCCAAAAGGCGGGGAATGCGTCGACGCTGAACGTGATCGCGGGCATCAAGGCGCTTCTGCCTCAAATTAAGACAACGGTTCCACCGCAGCTACAGATAGCACCGCTAGGTGATCAGTCAATTTTTGTTCGTGGTGCGATCAGCGGTGTGGTGAGGGAGACGCTGATTGCCGCGTGTCTGACCGCTTTCATGATTCTCACGTTTCTAGGCAGCTGGCGTAGCACCCTGATCATTGCGACCTCGATCCCGTTGGCTATTCTGACGTCCATCCTTGTGCTCAGTGCGATAGGAGAGACGATCAATATCATGACGCTCGGTGGCCTCGCATTGGCGGTCGGCATTCTAGTGGATGACGCCACAGTGGAAGTAGAGAATATCAATCGCAACCGGGAGGCAGAGCCAGAGAAGGACATGGACGAAGTCGTTCTTGAGAGTGCTGCGCAAATCGCGACACCCGCCTTCGTGGCCACGCTTTCGATCTGCATTGTGTTTGCTCCGATGTTCCTGCTGTCCGGCGTGGCGCGGTACCTCTTTGTGCCGCTCGCCGAAGCAGTTGTTTTCGCTATGTTGGCCTCGTATTTTCTCTCGCGAACCATCGTTCCGACGATGGCCAAGTACTTGTTGCGGGGAGAAAAAGTGGAGGCGCGGGATGCCGCCGTCCGTAATCCGCTGGTGCGGCTTCAGAAGCGGTTTGAGGAGGCGTTCGAGAGATTTCATGGCGGCTATCGCAGACTGCTGGACCTATGTCTCCATCACCGGCGCGTCTTCCTCATTGCGTTCTTCGCGTGTAGTCTCGGCTCTCTGGCAATTCTGATTCCCTGGCTAGGCCGGGACTTCTTCCCCAACGTTGACAGCGGCACTTTCAAGCTTCATCTTCGTGCTCCAACCGGAATGCGGATTGAAGAAACGGCCAACCTCTGCGATCTGGTCGAACAGTCGATTCGACGGAAGATACCGGCAAGTGAATTCCAGAATGTCATCGACAATATAGGTCTGCCCTACAGCGGCATCAATCTCTCTTACAGTAATTCGGCCCCAGTTGGGACATCGGATGCCGATGTTATGGTGACCCTTTCTGCCAAACACCATCCCACGGCCGACTATATTCATCAGCTTCGTCTGACACTCCCGAGAGAGTTCCCGGGCGTTTCATTCGCTTTCCTCCCCGCCGACATGGTCGGGCAGATTCTGAATTTTGGATTGCCATCTCCTATCGACGTCCAAATCGTGGGAAATAACCTGGAAGGGAACCGGCTCTATGCGAATGCAGTGCTCGCGAAGATGAGAGATGTTACAGGAACGGCAGATCTGCGGATCCAGCAACCGTTCGATGAGCCGTACCTGCGCTTCCGCGTCGAACGTACGAAGGCCGAACAACTTGGTTTCAATGCCTACGACATAGCGCAAAATCTCCTGGTGTCCTTGAGTGGGAGCTTCCAGACTTCACCTACGTTTTGGGTAGATCCCAAAAATCGTGTTAGTTACCAAATTGCGACCCAGACGCCGCAATATCGCGCGGACACATTGCAAGAGATAGAGAACATTCCGATCACAGGTACCAACTCGACCGCCTCTCCGTCGCTCATGGCCAGTCTGGTATCCATGCGAAGGGGAGCGGGAATGGCGGTGGTCTCTCATTACAATGTTGCGCCGGTGATTGACATCTATGGTGCTGTCGAGGGACGGGATCTCGGGGGAGTGGCCAGCGACATCAACAAGATCATTGACGCCACACGCCAGCAAGTACCGCGCGGTTCTCAAGTTATTGTCCGTGGGCAGGTTCAGACGATGCGCGCTTCCTATGTCGGCCTTCTCAGCGGACTGGCGTTCTCGATCGTGCTCGTATACCTGCTGATCGTAGTCAACTTTCAGTCCTGGCTGGATCCTTTCATCATGATTTCCGCGCTGCCCGCGGCGCTCGCCGGAATTGCCTGGTTCTTGTTTATAACGCACACAACTCTGAGCGTACCCGCACTCATGGGAGCCATTATGTGCATGGGCGTGGCGACCTCAAACAGCATCCTGGTCGTAAGTTTTGCCACGGAAAAAATGATGGAAGGAAGTGATTCCGTCAGCGCAGCGATGGAAGCAGGCTTCACGCGTTTTCGCCCCGTGCTGATGACGGCTCTGGCCATGATCATCGGAATGATTCCAATGGCTCTCGGGCTGGGAGACGGCGGCGAACAAAATGCTCCCCTGGGACGGGCGGTCATTGGTGGGCTGCTCTTCGCGACGGTTTCGACGTTGTTTTTTGTCCCGGCATTTTTCAGCGTGCTGCAAGGTTCGCGTCTGCATCCGGCTCAATCGAAACATGCGCAGTAA